GCAACTTTTTCAACTCATCGACATTCGCCCATAATTGCCTGCGGCGTTGCGGTTCTTGCTGTACAATCTTGATTGCTGCTAACGCTGCTGCGGTGTTTGCGGGTGACAGCGCAGTGGTGTAAATCCAACTGGGGGCGCGATTTCGCAAAAAGTCGATTAAAGTGGCACTGCCGGCGACATAACCGCCTAAACTGCCTAAAGCTTTACTCAAAGTGCCAACTTGAATTAACTGCTTTCCGCTACACCCAAAATGTTCTACACAGCCGGCGCCAGTTTTACCCATCACCCCAGTAGCATGAGCTTCATCAACTAGCAGCATACAGCTAAATTCTTCAGCTAAATTTAACAGTGTGGGTAGAGGACATAAATCTCCATCCATGCTAAAGACGCTATCAGTGATAATTAAACAGCGTCGGTAATTTTGCCGCTGACTCAAGAGATTTTTTAAAGCTGTCACATCGCAGTGCGGATATTCAATGACTGTCGCACCACTGAGAATCGCTCCATTTTTCAAGCTAGAGTGATTGTATTCGTCAGAAAGTATTAAATCACGCTTGCCTACTAAAGCGGTTATTGCTCCTAAATTTGCTAAATAGCCAGAACTGAATACCAGTGTATCTTCTGCTTGTTTGAGAGAGGCGATCGCCTCCTCCAAATCTCTGTGTAATTCTCGATGCCCGCTGAGTAATCTCGAACCAGTGCTTCCCGTGCCAAATTGTTTGGTAGCTGCAACCCCAGCTTCAATTAAGCGATCGTCCCCCGCTAATCCCAAATAATCGTTACTGGCAAAATTAATTACCTCTCGACCATCCACAATCACCATCGCACCAGGGCGACCGTGGATGGTTTGTACTGAACGATACCAGTCCGCCCGGTGAATCGTTGTCAGGGATTCGTTTATCCAAGCATAAGGATTTGGGGACATGGGGGAGGGGGGGAGTGGGGGACAAGGAGACAAGGGGGAGTACCAATTACCAATTACCAATTACCAATTACCAATTACCAATTACCAATGACTAATACTCAACTTGTTCGCTGCTAAGAAGTGCGATCGCTTGTTTGATCCAATCTTCTACATAAGCATCTTTTGGTAGTCCAATATCCTCACTTACTACGTGTAAAGCGTGACTGACTTCATGAGCAGTATATCCC
The window above is part of the Tolypothrix sp. NIES-4075 genome. Proteins encoded here:
- the bioF gene encoding 8-amino-7-oxononanoate synthase, producing MSPNPYAWINESLTTIHRADWYRSVQTIHGRPGAMVIVDGREVINFASNDYLGLAGDDRLIEAGVAATKQFGTGSTGSRLLSGHRELHRDLEEAIASLKQAEDTLVFSSGYLANLGAITALVGKRDLILSDEYNHSSLKNGAILSGATVIEYPHCDVTALKNLLSQRQNYRRCLIITDSVFSMDGDLCPLPTLLNLAEEFSCMLLVDEAHATGVMGKTGAGCVEHFGCSGKQLIQVGTLSKALGSLGGYVAGSATLIDFLRNRAPSWIYTTALSPANTAAALAAIKIVQQEPQRRRQLWANVDELKKLLQLPKLKLVQQESPILCFQLPSAKAALEAGKQLKASGIFAPAIRPPTVPTSRIRISVMATHESVHIQKLVEALSSIYI